In one Myripristis murdjan chromosome 5, fMyrMur1.1, whole genome shotgun sequence genomic region, the following are encoded:
- the phf20a gene encoding PHD finger protein 20 isoform X1: protein MSKTPPNRRGITFEVGAQLEARDSLKNWYAANIEKIDYDDEKVLIHYRQWSHRYDEWFDWTSPYLRPVERIQLRRQGLPEDTPVPGFHVNDKVLASWSDCRFYPAKVLSVNKDASYTVKFYDGVIQTVKEIHVKPFVKEKGSKCRSSDRTMVRKVPNGRDRRPQENGGPKSKRARRSTSDQEDESNSEDEDDETWEAGTASEKNKKKDGEMEGAKDGTPTIKREEDVSQHACQNKPRDGEKETGLTNGVKEEEEQQKEENCHLNGEIKKEEVETELNGTKPYTEVPKPYMELPNQTSAQTEQVSVTMTTTESNADVEQKPSNQSEGSKPAGEVPPVQPVKPVRKQGFHNPNRFSREPLYRVIKNQPPPVLSINLDHNPFKCSAPGCTKSFRKAKLLHYHMKYYHGEDQALEGDHSPTRNIQTRASEKQAATTAVEGHKRRRTISASMHHGVSAPASRTEVKTAGRRTSAPPAVNTQGQQQRALLREKSKENQLDRNGCQQQERDTDKSGFDIGSVKDRLKEKPKQKDFLRIKLKKKKKKKKAKSDYTGSEENIDISVLGLQSKLNLPLKFPLSHNHKPEAYPSRPGYSHSEQIHVDDEDSISDWSTDSCGWSDDDFGVDLDVTTPPLSVDSAALDTSDQEIVRCICEVEEENDFMIQCEECLCWQHGTCMGLLEDNVPDRYACYICRDPPGQRQSLRYWYDREWLSNGHMYGLSFLEENYSHQNAKKIATTHQLLGDVHHVVEVLNGLQLKMSVLQSKTHPDLRLWCQPWKQTERPRKSFDSCPGTDAAPSPAAPDEEMSRGEILMSNALEKLSRAAATSTSSSSCSSSSSPYLSFQDSYISSEHCYQKPRAYYPAVEQKLVVETRQSSELEDSMRSTEDLLEREQRYGGLLETDKPKILSTTNKASNAGRWFQTEVKEEGGGSPGGTTDDSRQHQQWQINLLDHIDAVQDEVSHRMDFIERELDVLESWLDYTGELEPPEPLARLPQLKHRMKQLLTELGKVQQIALYSST, encoded by the exons ATGAGTAAGACGCCCCCTAATAGAAGAGGGATAACATTTGAGGTGGGAGCTCAGCTCGAGGCCAGAGACAGCCTCAAAAACTG GTATGCTGCTAACATAGAGAAGATTGACTATGATGATGAGAAAGTCCTCATCCACTACCGCCAGTGGAGCCACCGCTATGATGAATGGTTTGACTGGACCAGTCCCTACCTGAGACCCGTGGAACGAATTCAGCTAAGACGACAGGGACTGCCGGAGGACACTCCCGTGCCT GGTTTTCATGTCAATGATAAGGTCCTGGCCAGCTGGTCTGACTGCCGTTTCTACCCAGCAAAGGTTCTTTCAGTCAATAAAGATG CATCCTACACCGTGAAGTTCTATGATGGTGTCATCCAGACAGTGAAGGAGATTCACGTAAAGCCTTTTGTTAAAGAG AAAGGTAGTAAGTGTCGGTCCAGCGACAGGACCATGGTAAGGAAGGTCCCCAATGGCAGAGACCGGAGGCCTCAGGAGAACGGAGGCCCCAAGAGCAAGCGAGCCAGACGCAGCACGTCCGACCAGGAGGACGAGAGCAACAgcgaggatgaggatgatgagacGTGGGAAGCAGGAACAGCCAGCgagaagaacaagaaaaaagatgGTGAGATGGAGGGCGCTAAAGATGGAACACCCACCATCAAACGGGAAGAGGACGTGTCACAGCATGCGTGCCAGAACAAGCCCAGGGATGGGGAGAAGGAGACAGGACTCACAAAcggagtgaaggaggaggaagagcagcaaAAGGAGGAAAACTGTCACTTAAACGGCGAAATaaagaaggaggaggtggaaacAGAACTGAATGGAACTAAGCCATACACAGAGGTGCCCAAGCCATACATGGAATTGCCCAATCAGACATCAGCACAGACAGAACAAGTGTCTGTCACTATGACAACCACAGAATCCAATGCTGATGTGGAGCAGAAGCCAAGCAACCAATCGGAAGGCTCTAAACCTGCAGGGGAGGTGCCACCTGTCCAGCCGGTTAAAC CAGTGAGAAAGCAAGGCTTCCACAACCCCAACAGATTCAGCAGAGAACCAT TATACCGGGTCATCAAAAACCAGCCTCCTCCAGTTCTGTCCATAAACCTCGACCACAACCCTTTTAAGTGCAGCGCTCCCGGCTGCACCAAGTCGTTCCGCAAGGCCAAGCTGCTGCACTACCATATGAAATATTACCACGGGGAGGACCAGGCTTTGGAAGGAGACCACAGTCCCACCAGGAACATCCAGACCAGGGCTTCAGAGAAGCAGGCTGCCACCACTGCTGTGGAGGGCCACAAGAGGAGGCGCACCATCTCTGCCTCGATGC ACCATGGTGTATCTGCCCCGGCCTCACGCACTGAAGTGAAGACTGCAGGCAGACGCACATCAGCCCCTCCTGCTGTCAATACCCAGGGCCAGCAGCAGAGGGCACTGCTGAGAGAGAAGAGCAAGGAGAACCAGCTGGACAGGAACGGCTGCcaacagcaggagagagacacagacaagaGTGGCTTTGACATTG GGTCGGTGAAAGACAGACTGAAAGAGAAACCGAAGCAGAAAGACTTCCTCCGCATTAaactaaagaagaagaaaaagaaaaagaaggccAAGTCTG ACTACACAGGTAGTGAGGAGAATATTGACATCTCAGTATTGGGTCTTCAGTCCAAATTGAATTTGCCACTCAAATTCCCCCTCTCACACAATCACAAGCCTGAGGCCTACCCCAGCAGGCCCGGATACAGCCACTCAGAGCAGATACATGTTGATG ATGAGGATAGCATCAGTGATTGGTCCACTGACAGTTGTGGGTGGAGCGACGATGACTTTGGGGTGGATTTGGATGTCACCACGCCGCCCCTGAGCGTGGACTCTGCTGCCCTCGATACAAGCGATCAGGAGATTGTACGATGTATCtgtgaggtggaggaggagaatgacTTCATGATCCAG tGTGAGGAGTGTTTGTGCTGGCAGCATGGCACCTGCATGGGCCTCTTAGAGGATAACGTGCCAGACAGATACGCCTGCTACATCTGCAGAGACCCACCAG GTCAGAGGCAGAGTCTGCGCTACTGGTACGACCGTGAGTGGCTGAGCAACGGCCACATGTACGGCCTCTCCTTTCTGGAGGAGAACTACTCTCACCAAAACGCCAAGAAGATCGCCACCACCCACCAGCTGCTGGGGGACGTACACCATGTGGTGGAGGTGCTCAATGGACTGCAGCTAAAGATGAGCGTCTTACA GAGTAAGACCCACCCTGACCTGCGGCTGTGGTGCCAGCCCTGGAAGCAGACGGAGCGGCCCCGGAAGAGCTTCGACTCATGTCCGGGCACTGACGCGGCCCCGTCCCCGGCAGCACCCGATGAAGAAATGAGTCGAGGCGAAATACTGATGTCCAATGCTTTGGAGAAGTTGAGCCGTGCGGCTGCCACTTCGACCTCCTCTtcgtcctgctcctcctcctcctcgccctaCCTGTCCTTCCAAGACTCATACATAAGCAGCGAGCACTGCTACCAGAAGCCGCGGGCGTACTACCCTGCGGTGGAGCAGAAGCTGGTGGTGGAGACCCGGCAGAGCTCGGAGCTGGAGGACAGCATGAGGAGCACCGAGGACCTGCTGGAGAGGGAGCAGCGCTACGGGGGCCTGCTGGAGACAGACAAGCCCAAAATCCTCAGTACCACAAACAAG gcTTCAAATGCTGGCCGATGGTTCCAGACTGAGGtgaaggaagagggaggggggagtcCGGGAGGCACGACAGACGACAGCAGGCAGCATCAGCAGTGGCAGATCAACCTGCTGGACCACATAGACGCAGTGCAGGACGAAGTCTCACACAGGATGGACTTCATTGAAAGGGAGTTGGACG TGTTGGAGAGCTGGCTGGACTACACAGGGGAGCTGGAGCCCCCTGAACCGCTGGCCCGTCTCCCTCAGCTCAAGCACCGTATGAAACAGCTGCTCACAGAACTGGGCAAAGTGCAGCAGATCGCCCTTTACAGCTCCACATGA
- the phf20a gene encoding PHD finger protein 20 isoform X2: MSKTPPNRRGITFEVGAQLEARDSLKNWYAANIEKIDYDDEKVLIHYRQWSHRYDEWFDWTSPYLRPVERIQLRRQGLPEDTPVPGFHVNDKVLASWSDCRFYPAKVLSVNKDASYTVKFYDGVIQTVKEIHVKPFVKEKGSKCRSSDRTMVRKVPNGRDRRPQENGGPKSKRARRSTSDQEDESNSEDEDDETWEAGTASEKNKKKDGEMEGAKDGTPTIKREEDVSQHACQNKPRDGEKETGLTNGVKEEEEQQKEENCHLNGEIKKEEVETELNGTKPYTEVPKPYMELPNQTSAQTEQVSVTMTTTESNADVEQKPSNQSEGSKPAGEVPPVQPVKPVRKQGFHNPNRFSREPLYRVIKNQPPPVLSINLDHNPFKCSAPGCTKSFRKAKLLHYHMKYYHGEDQALEGDHSPTRNIQTRASEKQAATTAVEGHKRRRTISASMHHGVSAPASRTEVKTAGRRTSAPPAVNTQGQQQRALLREKSKENQLDRNGCQQQERDTDKSGFDIGSVKDRLKEKPKQKDFLRIKLKKKKKKKKAKSDEDSISDWSTDSCGWSDDDFGVDLDVTTPPLSVDSAALDTSDQEIVRCICEVEEENDFMIQCEECLCWQHGTCMGLLEDNVPDRYACYICRDPPGQRQSLRYWYDREWLSNGHMYGLSFLEENYSHQNAKKIATTHQLLGDVHHVVEVLNGLQLKMSVLQSKTHPDLRLWCQPWKQTERPRKSFDSCPGTDAAPSPAAPDEEMSRGEILMSNALEKLSRAAATSTSSSSCSSSSSPYLSFQDSYISSEHCYQKPRAYYPAVEQKLVVETRQSSELEDSMRSTEDLLEREQRYGGLLETDKPKILSTTNKASNAGRWFQTEVKEEGGGSPGGTTDDSRQHQQWQINLLDHIDAVQDEVSHRMDFIERELDVLESWLDYTGELEPPEPLARLPQLKHRMKQLLTELGKVQQIALYSST, encoded by the exons ATGAGTAAGACGCCCCCTAATAGAAGAGGGATAACATTTGAGGTGGGAGCTCAGCTCGAGGCCAGAGACAGCCTCAAAAACTG GTATGCTGCTAACATAGAGAAGATTGACTATGATGATGAGAAAGTCCTCATCCACTACCGCCAGTGGAGCCACCGCTATGATGAATGGTTTGACTGGACCAGTCCCTACCTGAGACCCGTGGAACGAATTCAGCTAAGACGACAGGGACTGCCGGAGGACACTCCCGTGCCT GGTTTTCATGTCAATGATAAGGTCCTGGCCAGCTGGTCTGACTGCCGTTTCTACCCAGCAAAGGTTCTTTCAGTCAATAAAGATG CATCCTACACCGTGAAGTTCTATGATGGTGTCATCCAGACAGTGAAGGAGATTCACGTAAAGCCTTTTGTTAAAGAG AAAGGTAGTAAGTGTCGGTCCAGCGACAGGACCATGGTAAGGAAGGTCCCCAATGGCAGAGACCGGAGGCCTCAGGAGAACGGAGGCCCCAAGAGCAAGCGAGCCAGACGCAGCACGTCCGACCAGGAGGACGAGAGCAACAgcgaggatgaggatgatgagacGTGGGAAGCAGGAACAGCCAGCgagaagaacaagaaaaaagatgGTGAGATGGAGGGCGCTAAAGATGGAACACCCACCATCAAACGGGAAGAGGACGTGTCACAGCATGCGTGCCAGAACAAGCCCAGGGATGGGGAGAAGGAGACAGGACTCACAAAcggagtgaaggaggaggaagagcagcaaAAGGAGGAAAACTGTCACTTAAACGGCGAAATaaagaaggaggaggtggaaacAGAACTGAATGGAACTAAGCCATACACAGAGGTGCCCAAGCCATACATGGAATTGCCCAATCAGACATCAGCACAGACAGAACAAGTGTCTGTCACTATGACAACCACAGAATCCAATGCTGATGTGGAGCAGAAGCCAAGCAACCAATCGGAAGGCTCTAAACCTGCAGGGGAGGTGCCACCTGTCCAGCCGGTTAAAC CAGTGAGAAAGCAAGGCTTCCACAACCCCAACAGATTCAGCAGAGAACCAT TATACCGGGTCATCAAAAACCAGCCTCCTCCAGTTCTGTCCATAAACCTCGACCACAACCCTTTTAAGTGCAGCGCTCCCGGCTGCACCAAGTCGTTCCGCAAGGCCAAGCTGCTGCACTACCATATGAAATATTACCACGGGGAGGACCAGGCTTTGGAAGGAGACCACAGTCCCACCAGGAACATCCAGACCAGGGCTTCAGAGAAGCAGGCTGCCACCACTGCTGTGGAGGGCCACAAGAGGAGGCGCACCATCTCTGCCTCGATGC ACCATGGTGTATCTGCCCCGGCCTCACGCACTGAAGTGAAGACTGCAGGCAGACGCACATCAGCCCCTCCTGCTGTCAATACCCAGGGCCAGCAGCAGAGGGCACTGCTGAGAGAGAAGAGCAAGGAGAACCAGCTGGACAGGAACGGCTGCcaacagcaggagagagacacagacaagaGTGGCTTTGACATTG GGTCGGTGAAAGACAGACTGAAAGAGAAACCGAAGCAGAAAGACTTCCTCCGCATTAaactaaagaagaagaaaaagaaaaagaaggccAAGTCTG ATGAGGATAGCATCAGTGATTGGTCCACTGACAGTTGTGGGTGGAGCGACGATGACTTTGGGGTGGATTTGGATGTCACCACGCCGCCCCTGAGCGTGGACTCTGCTGCCCTCGATACAAGCGATCAGGAGATTGTACGATGTATCtgtgaggtggaggaggagaatgacTTCATGATCCAG tGTGAGGAGTGTTTGTGCTGGCAGCATGGCACCTGCATGGGCCTCTTAGAGGATAACGTGCCAGACAGATACGCCTGCTACATCTGCAGAGACCCACCAG GTCAGAGGCAGAGTCTGCGCTACTGGTACGACCGTGAGTGGCTGAGCAACGGCCACATGTACGGCCTCTCCTTTCTGGAGGAGAACTACTCTCACCAAAACGCCAAGAAGATCGCCACCACCCACCAGCTGCTGGGGGACGTACACCATGTGGTGGAGGTGCTCAATGGACTGCAGCTAAAGATGAGCGTCTTACA GAGTAAGACCCACCCTGACCTGCGGCTGTGGTGCCAGCCCTGGAAGCAGACGGAGCGGCCCCGGAAGAGCTTCGACTCATGTCCGGGCACTGACGCGGCCCCGTCCCCGGCAGCACCCGATGAAGAAATGAGTCGAGGCGAAATACTGATGTCCAATGCTTTGGAGAAGTTGAGCCGTGCGGCTGCCACTTCGACCTCCTCTtcgtcctgctcctcctcctcctcgccctaCCTGTCCTTCCAAGACTCATACATAAGCAGCGAGCACTGCTACCAGAAGCCGCGGGCGTACTACCCTGCGGTGGAGCAGAAGCTGGTGGTGGAGACCCGGCAGAGCTCGGAGCTGGAGGACAGCATGAGGAGCACCGAGGACCTGCTGGAGAGGGAGCAGCGCTACGGGGGCCTGCTGGAGACAGACAAGCCCAAAATCCTCAGTACCACAAACAAG gcTTCAAATGCTGGCCGATGGTTCCAGACTGAGGtgaaggaagagggaggggggagtcCGGGAGGCACGACAGACGACAGCAGGCAGCATCAGCAGTGGCAGATCAACCTGCTGGACCACATAGACGCAGTGCAGGACGAAGTCTCACACAGGATGGACTTCATTGAAAGGGAGTTGGACG TGTTGGAGAGCTGGCTGGACTACACAGGGGAGCTGGAGCCCCCTGAACCGCTGGCCCGTCTCCCTCAGCTCAAGCACCGTATGAAACAGCTGCTCACAGAACTGGGCAAAGTGCAGCAGATCGCCCTTTACAGCTCCACATGA